A segment of the Candidatus Poribacteria bacterium genome:
GGCTCGCCTACCACATGCTTCGGCAGCCAGCGGCGGAAGTGCGCCGTCTCGGCGAGAGCATCGCCACGATCCACGACGCGCTGACGCATTGCACCACCTGCGGCAACATCACCGAGCGCGGCACGGACCCCTGCGTCATCTGCACGAGCGCCACGCGGGACGCCTCGACGATCTGCGTCGTCGAAGACGCCGACGACATACCCGCCTTCGAGCGAACCGGAGCCTACCGAGGCATGTACCATGTTCTCGGCGGCGTTCTGAGCGCTCTGAACCGGGTGCGCCCCGATGACCTGCGGATCGGGGAGCTCGTCTCCCGGATC
Coding sequences within it:
- the recR gene encoding recombination protein RecR, with protein sequence MRYHPDSLVRLLAELQKLPGIGPKSAQRLAYHMLRQPAAEVRRLGESIATIHDALTHCTTCGNITERGTDPCVICTSATRDASTICVVEDADDIPAFERTGAYRGMYHVLGGVLSALNRVRPDDLRIGELVSRIDGSGVREVIFALSPSVEGNATVTYLQRRLQGMDLRMTQIAFGVPVGSDLDFVDEITLSRALEGRNDLD